From the genome of Halorussus sp. MSC15.2, one region includes:
- a CDS encoding MBL fold metallo-hydrolase: MTVDNFPDADVAVESIDPTTLKDRIDAGEEVFLLDTRAADDFNQWQISGENVEIINIPYFEFLTGDVDDELVADIPDDREVMVLCAKGGSSEYVAGLLKERDYTVNHLEDGMQGWARIYESQELNADTAATILQYQRPSSGCLAYLIISEGEAAVIDPLRAFTDEYLEDVQTHSADLTYALDTHIHADHISGIRALTAETGAMAVLPAPAADRGVEYDQSYETVANGDTFTVGDVEIDVVHTPGHTTGMTAYKVGNVLFTGDGLFTESVARPDLEDPEAAKNAAETLYESLTEKILPQAADTIVAPAHFSDAAAPNDGTYTAALGDLQESMDALSMDRDEFVEFIVADMPPRPANYEEIIATNLGQRDTDDDEAFTLELGPNNCAASDEALTGD; this comes from the coding sequence ATGACAGTAGACAACTTCCCAGACGCAGACGTGGCGGTCGAATCGATCGACCCCACGACACTCAAAGACCGCATCGACGCGGGCGAGGAGGTGTTCCTCCTCGACACCCGTGCCGCTGACGACTTCAACCAATGGCAAATCAGCGGAGAAAATGTTGAAATCATCAACATCCCGTACTTCGAGTTCCTCACCGGCGATGTTGACGATGAACTCGTTGCCGACATTCCTGACGACCGCGAAGTAATGGTGTTGTGCGCAAAAGGCGGGTCGAGCGAGTACGTTGCAGGCCTGCTCAAAGAGCGCGACTACACCGTCAACCACCTCGAAGACGGCATGCAGGGCTGGGCACGCATCTACGAGTCACAGGAATTGAACGCCGACACCGCCGCGACGATTCTCCAGTACCAGCGCCCGTCGAGCGGCTGTCTCGCCTACCTCATCATCTCGGAAGGCGAAGCCGCCGTCATCGACCCACTCCGCGCGTTCACGGACGAATACCTTGAGGATGTACAGACGCACAGCGCAGACCTCACGTACGCGCTCGATACCCACATTCACGCCGATCACATCTCTGGTATCCGTGCCCTCACCGCCGAGACTGGTGCGATGGCGGTTCTCCCTGCGCCCGCTGCCGACCGCGGCGTGGAGTACGACCAGTCCTACGAGACGGTCGCGAACGGCGACACCTTCACCGTCGGCGACGTTGAAATCGACGTTGTTCACACGCCCGGGCACACCACGGGTATGACGGCGTACAAGGTCGGGAACGTCCTGTTCACCGGTGACGGCTTGTTCACTGAGAGCGTTGCTCGCCCCGACCTCGAAGACCCTGAAGCTGCTAAGAACGCGGCGGAAACCCTCTACGAAAGTCTCACCGAGAAGATTCTGCCGCAGGCCGCTGATACCATCGTCGCGCCCGCACACTTTAGCGACGCCGCAGCGCCGAACGACGGGACGTACACTGCCGCGCTCGGTGACTTGCAGGAGTCGATGGACGCGCTCTCGATGGACAGGGACGAATTCGTCGAATTCATCGTCGCAGATATGCCGCCCCGGCCTGCAAACTACGAGGAAATCATCGCAACCAACCTCGGCCAGCGTGATACTGACGACGACGAAGCGTTCACCCTTGAGCTGGGACCGAACAACTGCGCTGCAAGTGACGAAGCACTCACGGGGGACTAA
- a CDS encoding DsrE/DsrF/DrsH-like family protein produces MSTETNAGDAADVDKLSRAELQRQVEELQDELADVKVQLDDGPKKMSIIATKGTLDMAYPPLILASTAAAFGWDVTVFHTFWGLDILHEEQSKNLKLSAVGNPNMPVPNAIAALPGMDSVATKMMNKKIADNDTATIEELIDTSLDMGVDFLACQMTANLMDYDEDAFYEGVTTGVGAATALQDMADADIQLMI; encoded by the coding sequence ATGAGTACCGAGACAAACGCTGGAGACGCAGCTGACGTTGACAAGCTGAGTCGCGCCGAACTCCAGCGACAGGTCGAAGAACTCCAAGATGAATTGGCGGACGTGAAAGTCCAATTGGACGATGGACCGAAGAAGATGTCGATTATTGCGACGAAGGGCACGCTGGACATGGCGTATCCGCCGCTCATCTTGGCGAGTACCGCCGCTGCGTTCGGCTGGGACGTGACCGTCTTCCATACGTTCTGGGGGCTCGACATCCTCCACGAAGAGCAGTCGAAAAACCTGAAGCTGAGCGCCGTCGGCAACCCCAACATGCCCGTACCCAATGCGATTGCTGCGCTCCCAGGCATGGACTCCGTGGCAACGAAGATGATGAACAAGAAAATCGCGGACAACGACACCGCGACCATCGAAGAGTTGATCGATACATCGCTCGACATGGGTGTCGATTTCCTCGCGTGCCAAATGACGGCTAATCTGATGGACTATGATGAGGATGCGTTCTACGAGGGCGTGACGACTGGTGTCGGTGCAGCCACTGCACTTCAGGATATGGCTGACGCCGACATCCAGCTCATGATATAG
- a CDS encoding YeeE/YedE family protein, whose translation MLDITPLLAAWDLFPRGVVHYAIGGVLIGLGAAIIYLGTGIIAGASTFLESTLSYVSDFPRFNRFKYIQSRDWRVVFTLGIVAGAAVYAVLFQGGIWTTDVQWWRLLGGGFLVGIGTRLGKGCTSGHGVCGVGSGSRTSIVNVATFMAIAIGTAQLVQALGVTP comes from the coding sequence ATGCTCGATATCACACCGCTTCTCGCCGCTTGGGACCTCTTCCCGCGTGGCGTTGTCCACTACGCCATCGGTGGGGTTCTCATTGGTCTCGGTGCTGCGATTATCTACCTTGGAACAGGAATCATCGCGGGTGCGAGTACGTTCCTTGAATCGACACTGTCGTATGTGTCGGATTTCCCGCGATTCAACCGCTTCAAGTACATCCAATCGCGTGATTGGCGGGTCGTGTTCACGCTCGGTATCGTCGCGGGCGCCGCCGTCTACGCTGTCCTGTTTCAGGGCGGCATCTGGACGACAGACGTCCAATGGTGGCGGCTCCTCGGCGGTGGGTTCCTCGTCGGCATTGGTACCCGTCTCGGGAAAGGATGTACATCAGGCCATGGTGTCTGCGGGGTCGGCTCGGGCTCGCGGACCTCCATTGTGAACGTGGCGACGTTCATGGCCATCGCTATCGGCACCGCGCAACTCGTTCAAGCACTGGGGGTGACACCATGA
- a CDS encoding sulfurtransferase TusA family protein, translated as MNTEYDTAETLDVKGQNCPMPVVKTKQTIDDLSAGDILEVLATDPGSMSDIKGWAETTNGVALIDQVEDSDVYKHYVQKED; from the coding sequence ATGAATACGGAATACGATACCGCAGAAACACTCGACGTAAAGGGCCAGAACTGTCCGATGCCGGTCGTCAAGACCAAACAGACAATCGACGACCTGTCAGCAGGCGACATCCTCGAAGTGTTGGCCACCGACCCCGGCAGCATGAGCGACATCAAAGGCTGGGCCGAGACAACCAACGGCGTCGCACTCATCGATCAGGTCGAAGACAGTGACGTCTACAAGCACTACGTCCAGAAGGAGGACTAA
- a CDS encoding tyrosine-type recombinase/integrase produces the protein MDNRKDSSSARRTDIEDALADYVRSKAVADPEGNGSGNYVSNAESVVRRWADWLDREEGVESLAAVEPIHLRRYARHLKTKVRQDEYAASTARTYYAYVRAFLTWCSRDHLLESNPAEDEIALEELPDDPGTRETQQFWSPDDRRQLESYVRQRALEAIESGDETQKRKRLRQHALVALLAHTGVRGAEVFSHPKDDRRNGATWADVDWENGSLRVLGKSQEYEYAPLPEVAQKPLRRWKDELEPPTTEFPLFPTEHAPSKYGAVRSQVTDIDLETADIDAVVRENEVVLPAISTEGARSVMKRLCDEADLEVDGEYLKPHGARRGLGDELYRSNPTDAQAALRHSSISVTNESYSHIEAGEIGDVIDNTRERGEDER, from the coding sequence GTGGACAACCGAAAGGACAGCTCTTCCGCCCGGCGAACAGATATCGAAGACGCCCTCGCCGACTACGTACGAAGCAAGGCCGTCGCGGACCCTGAGGGAAACGGCTCGGGCAACTACGTCTCGAACGCCGAGTCGGTCGTTCGACGCTGGGCCGACTGGCTCGACCGCGAGGAGGGCGTCGAATCGCTGGCCGCGGTGGAACCGATACACCTCCGGCGGTACGCACGCCATCTCAAGACGAAGGTCCGGCAGGACGAGTACGCCGCCAGCACCGCACGGACGTACTACGCATACGTGCGAGCGTTCCTGACGTGGTGTTCGCGCGACCATCTGCTCGAATCGAATCCGGCGGAAGACGAAATCGCGCTCGAAGAGCTACCCGACGACCCCGGGACCAGAGAGACCCAGCAGTTCTGGAGTCCGGACGACCGACGACAACTCGAATCGTACGTCCGCCAGCGGGCGCTCGAAGCAATCGAGTCCGGCGACGAAACTCAGAAGCGCAAGCGACTCCGCCAACACGCACTCGTCGCACTGCTCGCGCACACGGGCGTCCGCGGCGCGGAAGTCTTCTCTCACCCCAAAGACGACCGCCGAAACGGCGCGACGTGGGCCGACGTCGATTGGGAGAACGGCTCACTCCGCGTCCTCGGGAAGAGCCAAGAGTACGAGTACGCACCGCTGCCCGAAGTGGCACAGAAACCGCTCCGACGGTGGAAGGACGAACTCGAACCGCCAACGACCGAGTTTCCGCTGTTCCCGACCGAACACGCGCCGTCGAAGTACGGCGCAGTCCGGTCGCAGGTGACGGATATCGACCTCGAAACGGCGGATATCGACGCAGTGGTCCGAGAGAACGAGGTCGTCCTCCCCGCGATTTCGACGGAGGGCGCACGGTCCGTAATGAAGCGTCTCTGTGACGAGGCAGACCTTGAGGTCGACGGAGAGTATCTGAAACCCCACGGGGCGCGACGCGGTCTCGGCGACGAACTGTACCGGTCGAACCCGACTGACGCTCAAGC
- a CDS encoding DUF302 domain-containing protein — protein MSGDFENIVDQTIDALEDEGFGVLCNIDVQATLKQKLDADFRQYRILGACNPEQAHQGLQDELLLGTLLPCNVVVYETDDGDVGVSAIDPGQLVSVTDNEALESIAADVHQSFERVLDEVEG, from the coding sequence GTGTCCGGTGACTTTGAGAACATCGTCGACCAGACGATTGACGCGTTGGAAGACGAAGGATTTGGCGTCCTCTGTAATATCGACGTCCAAGCTACACTCAAACAGAAACTGGATGCCGACTTTCGTCAGTACCGTATTCTCGGCGCCTGTAACCCGGAACAGGCACATCAAGGGCTTCAAGATGAACTCTTGCTTGGAACACTGCTCCCGTGCAATGTCGTTGTCTACGAAACGGACGATGGTGATGTCGGTGTCAGTGCAATCGATCCAGGACAGTTGGTTAGTGTTACCGACAATGAGGCGCTTGAGAGCATTGCAGCAGACGTTCATCAGAGCTTCGAACGTGTGCTTGACGAAGTCGAAGGGTAA
- a CDS encoding MBL fold metallo-hydrolase — protein MSNKEVRPAEVARRLEADDENLYLLDVRNEDDYEEWQINGSHNIPIYDQLLDENYTGLEASLDELPEDKEIIIVCVGGVTSARAAEFLRERGYDAKSVAGGMSGWGRLHRTYDLEAVEGVTQIVRPGTGCISYLVRDGDEALIVDPTQYVDKYLKLADERDLTIVGVADTHAHADHVSGARQLADELDVPYYLHGADAGNLDNYTAIEEGESLQVGDRSIDVLHTPGHTPGSVSFQYDDALLNGDTLFIRSVGRPDLEDSDEDAIRTAARDLFDSLDRLLALPDQTAVLPGHFSDEEIRPLAVTLGDRADGELLEFVTNGDKKGFVETIVESLADKPANYNEIKQINWGNEPLTEDAEALELGPNNCAAN, from the coding sequence ATGAGCAATAAGGAAGTGAGGCCAGCCGAAGTGGCACGGCGCCTCGAAGCAGACGACGAGAATCTATACCTCCTCGACGTCCGCAACGAGGACGACTACGAGGAGTGGCAGATTAACGGGAGTCACAACATCCCCATCTACGACCAACTCCTCGACGAGAACTACACCGGGTTGGAAGCATCACTTGACGAACTCCCCGAAGACAAGGAGATTATCATCGTGTGTGTCGGCGGTGTCACCTCGGCCCGAGCCGCCGAGTTCCTCCGCGAACGCGGCTACGATGCCAAGTCGGTCGCCGGCGGTATGAGTGGGTGGGGCCGACTCCATCGCACCTACGACCTCGAGGCAGTCGAAGGTGTTACCCAAATCGTTCGCCCCGGCACTGGGTGTATCTCGTACCTCGTCCGCGACGGCGATGAAGCATTGATTGTCGACCCGACCCAGTACGTGGATAAGTACCTGAAATTGGCCGACGAACGCGACCTCACCATCGTCGGGGTCGCCGACACACACGCCCACGCCGACCACGTCTCCGGAGCACGGCAACTCGCGGACGAACTCGACGTCCCCTACTACCTCCACGGCGCCGACGCTGGCAACCTCGACAACTACACGGCCATCGAAGAGGGTGAATCCCTCCAAGTTGGTGACCGCAGCATCGACGTGCTCCACACGCCGGGCCACACCCCCGGGAGTGTCTCGTTCCAATACGACGACGCACTGCTCAATGGCGACACGCTGTTTATCCGTAGCGTTGGTCGACCTGACCTCGAAGACAGCGACGAGGATGCGATTCGGACGGCAGCCCGCGATTTGTTCGACAGTCTCGACCGGCTCTTGGCACTGCCGGACCAGACGGCCGTCCTACCCGGCCACTTCAGCGATGAAGAAATCCGTCCGCTCGCGGTGACCCTCGGCGACCGTGCTGACGGTGAACTCCTCGAGTTCGTCACGAACGGTGACAAGAAGGGGTTCGTCGAGACCATCGTCGAGAGCCTCGCTGACAAACCTGCGAACTACAACGAGATTAAGCAGATTAATTGGGGCAACGAACCGCTCACGGAGGACGCAGAGGCGCTCGAACTCGGACCGAACAACTGCGCGGCCAACTAA
- a CDS encoding YeeE/YedE family protein has product MSSQQETGRSPWFMPLIFVGGLVFGFGLGFSQMARPEIVLDFLQLDDFGLVFVMGGAAVVTGITFTVAMRWLDHAPLTGEEYTRRLKSFDRNVLVGGSIFGVGWGLSGICPGAAYASLGIGNFPILWGIGGMFLGAYAQGLWRAYRSESQSGAAVTNAD; this is encoded by the coding sequence ATGAGCAGTCAGCAAGAGACGGGTCGGTCGCCGTGGTTCATGCCGCTAATCTTCGTTGGCGGCCTGGTCTTCGGGTTCGGCCTCGGCTTCAGCCAGATGGCACGCCCAGAAATCGTGCTGGACTTCCTCCAGCTCGACGACTTCGGATTGGTGTTCGTGATGGGCGGGGCGGCAGTCGTGACCGGCATCACGTTCACGGTGGCGATGCGGTGGCTCGACCATGCCCCGCTGACCGGCGAGGAGTACACCCGGCGATTGAAGTCGTTCGATCGGAACGTGTTGGTCGGTGGCAGTATCTTCGGCGTCGGCTGGGGACTGTCGGGTATCTGTCCGGGTGCGGCGTATGCGAGCCTCGGCATCGGGAACTTCCCCATTCTGTGGGGAATCGGCGGGATGTTCCTCGGCGCCTATGCCCAGGGGCTATGGCGAGCGTACCGGTCTGAGTCTCAGTCCGGTGCTGCGGTCACGAACGCCGATTAA
- a CDS encoding helix-turn-helix domain-containing protein, whose product MSDSMVEMLQKDMECEGLLECMHGLKELDKQVFRALVESEEPLTVDEAAERVDRERSTAYRSIQRLIQAGFIQKEQINYDQGGYYHVYRPVDPSNIADNMQRMLNDWYAQMGQLIQEFEDKYNQQAPQQSSPEV is encoded by the coding sequence ATGAGTGACTCAATGGTGGAAATGCTCCAGAAGGACATGGAATGTGAAGGGCTCCTCGAGTGTATGCACGGTCTCAAGGAACTTGATAAACAAGTGTTCCGTGCGCTCGTCGAGAGTGAAGAGCCTTTGACGGTGGACGAAGCCGCAGAACGCGTCGACCGGGAGCGGTCAACCGCATACCGGTCAATCCAACGGCTCATCCAGGCCGGGTTCATCCAGAAAGAGCAAATCAACTACGACCAAGGCGGGTACTACCACGTCTATCGCCCTGTCGATCCGAGCAACATCGCCGACAATATGCAGCGGATGCTCAACGATTGGTACGCCCAGATGGGCCAGCTCATCCAGGAGTTCGAGGACAAGTACAACCAACAGGCTCCTCAACAGAGTTCGCCCGAAGTCTGA
- a CDS encoding multicopper oxidase domain-containing protein translates to MSGQPNRKFDLALTGRRGGNVWTIDGEPYPDANPLSVQPGDHVRVHMVNHSPVVHPMHLHGHFFQVGDAVQDTVLVPQHMGEVTFDFIADNPGDWLFHCHNLYHLDAGMARVITYVQ, encoded by the coding sequence GTGAGTGGACAACCGAATCGGAAATTCGATTTAGCGCTCACTGGCAGACGAGGCGGAAACGTCTGGACGATTGACGGAGAGCCGTACCCCGACGCCAATCCACTCTCTGTACAGCCTGGTGACCATGTTCGCGTCCACATGGTGAATCATAGTCCTGTGGTCCATCCGATGCACTTGCACGGCCACTTCTTCCAAGTGGGGGACGCCGTCCAAGACACAGTTCTTGTTCCGCAACACATGGGTGAAGTGACGTTCGACTTTATCGCCGACAACCCGGGCGACTGGCTCTTCCATTGCCACAACCTGTATCATCTCGATGCAGGAATGGCACGTGTGATTACATATGTCCAATGA
- a CDS encoding DUF2270 domain-containing protein, whose protein sequence is MSDRSQKEFDPADPDHREVGQGLLDEEMGPSGSMAHLYRGEIHRMRFWRERLDRTTNWAVIVIAAILTWAFSSESNPHYVLLAGASILGVFLVIEARRYRGYDIWRSRYRTLQKNVFAYGLDPSQGLEDPNWRAKLSTDYRQPRLKISRMEAIAHRLRRVYLPLLSVLLGAWLIRVTAFADAPWPASAAIGQIPGSIVSAIVLLSYATLIFIALRPRTWHAEGELLNEDLRKK, encoded by the coding sequence ATGAGTGACCGGTCACAGAAAGAGTTCGACCCGGCGGACCCCGACCACCGCGAAGTCGGCCAAGGCCTGCTCGACGAGGAGATGGGGCCGAGCGGATCCATGGCGCATCTGTACCGCGGTGAAATCCACCGCATGCGCTTCTGGCGCGAACGCCTCGACCGCACAACCAACTGGGCGGTCATTGTCATCGCCGCCATCCTGACGTGGGCGTTCTCAAGCGAGTCGAATCCCCATTACGTGTTGCTGGCTGGTGCGTCGATACTCGGCGTCTTTCTGGTGATTGAAGCCCGTCGGTACCGCGGGTACGACATCTGGCGGTCTCGCTATCGGACGTTGCAAAAGAATGTCTTCGCGTACGGTCTCGACCCCTCACAAGGACTGGAAGATCCGAACTGGCGAGCCAAACTGAGTACGGATTATCGACAACCGCGCCTCAAGATTTCGCGGATGGAAGCAATAGCCCATCGCCTCCGGCGGGTGTATCTCCCACTGCTCTCCGTCCTCCTCGGAGCGTGGCTCATTCGGGTCACTGCGTTTGCAGACGCCCCATGGCCGGCGAGCGCAGCCATCGGCCAAATCCCGGGGAGCATCGTGAGCGCTATTGTCTTACTCAGCTACGCCACTTTGATTTTCATCGCGTTACGACCGCGAACCTGGCACGCTGAGGGAGAACTCCTGAACGAAGATCTCCGCAAAAAGTAG